The following coding sequences are from one Lolium rigidum isolate FL_2022 chromosome 6, APGP_CSIRO_Lrig_0.1, whole genome shotgun sequence window:
- the LOC124659434 gene encoding protein spotted leaf 11-like, whose amino-acid sequence MEVKLHTARTLVGRLRGAAAVRDAAATAAAVAELRRASKDDPEVRAPLADAGAVPYLASQLTSPSTSASAEDAAAALLNISISAREQLMSAPGILDALAAAMRAEEYAAAHHAAATVASLLCVDAYRPIIGAKRPLLAALVALLRGSGRGTRATKDALKALFGVALYPLNRAALVELGAVRALFALVMTDGRTGIVEDATAVVAQVAGCAESLAAFAGVSGVRILVDLVESGGAATGRARENAASALLNLVMAGGERAVAQVLAVGGAEEAVRELAEDGEASPRGKAKAGSLLRALEEGAAVVKRQREHRFADFLNGLVHSDPYFSSPSPASATAHDDGSRVTLG is encoded by the coding sequence ATGGAAGTGAAGCTCCACACGGCACGCACCCTCGTCGGCCGCctgcgcggcgcggcggccgtgCGGGACGCggccgccacggccgccgccgtcgccgagctcCGCCGCGCCTCCAAGGACGACCCGGAGGTCCGCGCGCCGCTGGCCGACGCGGGCGCCGTGCCCTACCTCGCGTCCCAGCTCACCTCCCCCTCCACGTCCGCCtccgccgaggacgccgccgccgcgctgctcaACATCTCCATCTCGGCCCGGGAGCAGCTCATGTCCGCCCCCGGCATCCTCGACGCGCTCGCGGCCGCCATGCGGGCGGAGGAGTACGCGGCGGCgcaccacgccgccgccaccgtcgccagcCTCCTCTGCGTCGACGCCTACCGCCCCATCATCGGCGCGaaacggcccctcctcgcggccctCGTCGCCCTCCTCCGCGGCTCCGGGCGGGGCACGCGCGCCACCAAGGACGCCCTCAAGGCGCTCTTCGGCGTCGCGCTGTACCCGCTCAACCGGGCGGCCCTCGTCGAGCTCGGCGCCGTGCGGGCGCTCTTCGCGCTCGTGATGACGGACGGGCGGACCGGGATCGTGGAGGACGCCACGGCCGTCGTCGCGCAGGTGGCCGGGTGCGCCGAGAGCCTGGCCGCCTTCGCGGGGGTGTCCGGGGTGCGGATCCTCGTCGACCTCGTGGAGTCCGGCGGCGCCGCGACCGGGAGGGCCAGGGAGAACGCGGCGTCCGCGCTGCTCAACCTCGTCATGGCCGGCGGCGAGCGGGCCGTCGCGCAGGTGCTGGCGgtgggcggcgcggaggaggccgTCAGGGAGCTCGCGGAGGACGGCGAGGCCAGCCCCAGGGGGAAGGCCAAGGCCGGGTCCCTGCTGCGCGCGctggaggagggcgccgccgtcgTCAAGCGGCAGCGGGAGCACCGGTTCGCCGACTTCCTCAACGGGCTGGTGCACTCGGACCCCTActtctcgtcgccgtcgccggcgtcgGCCACCGCGCACGACGACGGCTCACGTGTCACGCTTGGTTGA